The following are encoded together in the Nocardioides okcheonensis genome:
- a CDS encoding sensor histidine kinase, with product MSVRTRITVVIAVLTAAAMAGAGVLVYALESARIERSVSEQISQEIAEFRELRIDPETGDPFVDVGNLLEVFLTRNVPDDDELLVGYVSGEETLATRNRYGQEVLDEPAYREVLADLADVGGTRTIESPTFGETWVTVVPVTDTRGRGALVIVNFLRDEHEELDGTLRTYALVALLSLGLLTTIAAFQSGRLLAPLRTLEETAREITTTDLSLRIPERGNDDITALTRTINGMLERLDAGFAAQRQFLDDAGHELKTPLTVVRGHLELLDPDDPDDLLATRDLLLDEVDRMSRLVTDLILLAKSRRPDFLVLGEVDLAPLTRAVLAKARALGERDWQLDETARGRCVLDEQRVTQALLQLADNAVKHTDTGAVVAVGSARGDGVVRLWVRDAGDGIAPEDREAVLERFGRSHVRAGDDGFGLGLSIVRAIADAHGGEVVIGDAAPHGARVEIVLPERRPE from the coding sequence GTGTCCGTCCGGACCCGCATCACGGTCGTCATCGCCGTGCTCACCGCTGCCGCGATGGCGGGCGCCGGCGTGCTCGTCTACGCCCTCGAGTCCGCGCGCATCGAGCGCTCGGTGAGCGAGCAGATCAGCCAGGAGATCGCCGAGTTCCGCGAGCTGCGGATCGATCCCGAGACCGGCGACCCGTTCGTCGACGTGGGCAACCTGCTCGAGGTCTTCCTGACCCGCAACGTCCCCGACGACGACGAGCTCCTGGTCGGCTACGTCAGCGGCGAGGAGACCCTGGCCACGCGCAACCGCTACGGCCAGGAGGTCCTCGACGAGCCCGCCTACCGGGAGGTCCTCGCCGACCTCGCCGACGTCGGCGGCACCCGGACCATCGAGTCGCCGACCTTCGGCGAGACCTGGGTGACGGTCGTCCCGGTGACCGACACCCGCGGTCGCGGCGCGCTGGTCATCGTCAACTTCCTGCGCGACGAGCACGAGGAGCTCGACGGCACCCTGCGGACGTACGCGCTCGTGGCGCTCCTGTCGCTCGGCCTGCTCACCACGATCGCGGCCTTCCAGTCGGGGCGCCTGCTCGCGCCGCTGCGCACCCTGGAGGAGACGGCCCGCGAGATCACCACCACCGACCTGTCGCTCCGGATCCCCGAGCGCGGCAACGACGACATCACCGCCCTGACCCGCACCATCAACGGCATGCTCGAGCGCCTGGACGCAGGCTTCGCGGCACAGCGGCAGTTCCTCGACGACGCCGGCCACGAGCTCAAGACCCCGCTCACCGTGGTCCGCGGCCACCTCGAGCTGCTCGACCCCGACGATCCCGACGACCTGCTCGCGACCCGTGACCTGCTGCTCGACGAGGTCGACCGGATGTCGCGCCTGGTGACCGACCTGATCCTGCTCGCGAAGAGCCGGCGTCCCGACTTCCTCGTGCTCGGCGAGGTCGACCTGGCCCCGCTCACCCGGGCCGTGCTCGCCAAGGCGAGGGCGCTCGGCGAGCGTGACTGGCAGCTCGACGAGACGGCGCGCGGGCGCTGCGTCCTCGACGAGCAGCGCGTCACCCAGGCGCTGCTCCAGCTCGCCGACAACGCGGTCAAGCACACCGACACCGGCGCCGTGGTGGCCGTCGGCTCCGCCCGCGGGGACGGGGTCGTGCGGCTCTGGGTCCGCGACGCCGGCGACGGCATCGCGCCCGAGGACCGGGAGGCGGTGCTCGAGCGCTTCGGCCGCAGCCACGTCCGTGCCGGCGACGACGGGTTCGGCCTGGGGCTCAGCATCGTGCGCGCGATCGCCGACGCCCACGGGGGCGAGGTGGTGATCGGCGACGCCGCACCGCACGGCGCCCGCGTGGAGATCGTGCTGCCCGAGCGGAGGCCCGAGTGA